acgagacCGCTATGCAGGAGCGTCGATCTGCACCTAGCGAGGACCAACGACAGCACGAGGATGCCGTACATGAAGCCATTGTACTGAAAGTGAATGTGGTCAATTATCAAAAGACCCGGCGACAGAAAGATGGACAGAGCGGCgacttgggcggcgcgcttcgaGTGCAACGGTGTTGTGTCGATGAACATCTGAAGGGCATAGGCTAGAACGATctcggtgacgaggacgctCGCCCGTTGAAAGTATACCGTCTGCCAGCTCTCATGGTTCAGGTTGTACACATGCAGCATGGCTGGATCGAAGAGCCTGGCCACGTGGGCTAGCAGCCACTCGAAGTAGGCGAAGAAGGGCGGATAGTCGAGAGTCCATTCTGACGTCTTCTCGTAGTACCACTCCGACACGGGGAGGGTATTTGTAATGGCGAGCCAGTTTCGATGTACCTCGAAGTCGGTGGACTTGCTTTATCGCATTGTCAGCGTCGCGAGCAGGCGGTGGAGGGGCCTGGGATGAGTTACTAGGCAGGAAACAGGAGGATCTTGAAGGCGCcagcgacgatggcgcacTGCGCCAAGGTCGGGTAGAACTCGGACATGATACCGCTCTGCCGTCAAAGCCTCTTGCGCGTGTTCTCCGGCACCGGTACAAGTCGCGTCAATGGGTTGGGCTGCCCTTCATGTCTGTCGGTCGGAGCTTGCGAGGGGGACGGGAGAAGCACAGAAGCTTGCTGCAATGGCTGGTGGTTAGAGAGAGCTCCCCACCACAGCACTGGCGGTACGTACCTCCCGCGACGACAGCTGTCTGCATTGGCACTCAGGACATCTGGAACCGGCCTTAGCCACCTGCGCCACAGACATCTGAAGAGCGTGAATCAATTCCTTGTCAGTTCCTGGCAGGCGATCTGGGGACCCCTGTCGTCCGCTGTGGCGCAGTTCACGAAGTACCTACCACTGACCAGCTGTGGAGGCGCGTCAAGCAGCGGGCGGTTTGTGAGGCATGACGAGCAAGGATTCGTTCACTCTACCTCGACCGCttcctcgagcttcttgtcgCTCAGCCCTTGGACGCGACCGACTTGCAACGGAGCGTTGTGATCTCCCTACTTTCCCCTGTGGCTCGTGGTAGTCATATtatttttcttcttttttaAACCTGCAGGTTTCagtgcgcggcgccgctAGAAACAGGGGTCCCgagctggcgccgctgcaaAGTGTCCTCAACCCTCCGCCAGCTGGTCTGGGCAGTTCCCGACTTTCCCCtctgccaccaccatcaccacgcCTTGCAGCCTTCGACGTGTCCTCGTGCCCGTATCTGCGTCGAGTCGAGATTCAAGATGCGTGCGATTGGCCTctccgcggcgctggcagcTCTGCTCGCCGGCAATGTTGCCCAGGCGCAGTGGCTCATCAACGAGCTTAGCTTTGGGCATTCTGGACGGTCCGTCTCCTTGCGGATTCATGCTGAGCCTGGCTGACACTGGCGTCTTCTGGCATAGGCTCGATCACGATGGCCACGGCAAGATCCCGGGGTTCACCATCTCCGGCCAGCCGCACCAGCCCGAGCTGCTGTCCAACAAGATCATCCTCACGCCCGTAGCCCCCGGCAACCAGAGAGGTGCCATCTGGGCAGACTCGCCCCTGACGCGGTCGGCGTGGACCGCCGATGTCGACTTTCGCGCCAACGGGCCCGAGCGAGGGAACGGCAATCTCAACATCTGGCTCGCGCGCCAAGGCAGCCGCGACATTGGCTCCAACAGCATTTACACGGTGGGCAAGTTTGAGGGCCTGGGACTGGTCATTGACACGCACGGAGGCGCAACCGGCATGGTTCGGGGCTTCCTCAACGACGGAAGCGTGGACTATGTACACCAGCACAACGTGGACAAGCTGGCGTTTGGCCACTGCTACTACCAGTACCGCAACCTGGGTCGGCCGTCGCAGATCAAGTTCCGGCAGACGCATTCCTCGTTCCGGGTCGACATTGACGGCACTCTGTGTTTCGAGACGGACAAGGTTAGCATCCCGCCGGGCTATCACTTCGGactctcggcggcgacgcccgacACGCCCGACTCGTTTGAGGTCTTTAAGATGGTGGTCATGTCTGAGTCGACTGTTTCCGGCGAGGACCATCACGACAAGCAACAGAAGATCAACTACGAGTCGCGGCAAACACGATCGCCGGGTGGCGCTCAAGAGGACCCCGAGGCCGGCAACATCATGCCCGATCAACCGGCCGAGATGTacacgacgtcgtcggcccagTTCCAGGACCTCCACAACCGCCTGCAGTCGGCGACGCACCTTCTCAACGCCGTGCACCGGACCAACCTGCAGCACAGGAAGAAGTCTGATGACGATCAGGAGGATATCAAGCACACTCTCCATGAGCTGCGTGAGCAGCTGTTGCATTCGAACCGCAACGACGACCTGAACCACCGGATCAGGGAGTTGGAGAGCGAGGTGCGGtccctgcgcgacgagatCCACAACAAGCTGTCCGCACACCAGGATGACTTGCACCGGTACTTGGGTCAGCACCACACTCTACTGAGCCACACGGTGACGAGCAGCATGCCGGGTCACGGCAAGCTCATCTTTATTATTGTGGGTACGCAGGCGCTCCTGGTGACGGCGTATGTCCTGtacaagaagcgcaaggcgaACAGCCCCAAGAAGTATCTTTGAGATGGGTCTGAATCTTGATGACTTTGGGCGTGACAGCGGCATCTAGGGCGGCCGGCGTTGGATTCGGCACGTGCACCGCAATGTACATTTACGATGCAGtagacgggggggggggggtttgttGTAAGCCAGCAGGTTGCTTTGCCTTTATTGTTTTTGGATTTCACGACACACAATGAATGTATCCTGTTGACTGCCTACATACCTGTGCTCCACTCCTGTACCAATGAACGAGTCACATGTAATGACGATGTGTAATTACCTGCCTTACCAAGTAACTAATAAGGTAGTACATCACATCGAGATGCGAGCGGCCTTAGATCATGAAGGCTGTGCCTGTGTCGAGTGACGACGGGAGCAAAGGCTTCCGCGGGCGACTTGACAACCCTTGTCGAGACGGCATCTCGTTCGAAACAACAGCTACTAACCTCGAAACTGTATAGACACAGGAAAAGCAGCTGGTTAGGGGGTGGTCGCCGAGCTTCATTACTAAGTGGACGATGAGTCGGGTCTGGCACCTCCTCGCAGGCGCGATTCCGCCAACTTATTCTCCTGTCTGATTCTAGGTGGTCCATggagggctggctggcccacTTTGCCGCAGTCCCTAAAGTTACTAAAGTACCAAGGTAACGTTAGTGGGTGTCCTGGACAAAATCGGCACCTGCTGGCCAAACTCGGTTTCAACACTCATCTTATTCGAATTCTATCCATattgcagcagcagcgctgcACTGGCGTTGCGCGCAAGACATGCcggctgttgccgccgccgccgccgccgccgccgccgagcccccgCGGGTCCAGAAATGGGACAATGGACTGACGCTCATCCACGACTTCATCAGCCCCGAGCAAGAGGCCGCCATCATATCCGCCTTTCACGAGGACCACCGGCCATCATCATtagcagcaacaacagcagcagcagccacggaGGCGGCATCCAAGAAGCGCCTCAGCCAGCACTTTGGCTTCCACTTCGACTACACCACCTTTGGCGCGTCCGAGACCGTCTTCACACCGCTGCCGGGCTACATGGACGACATCCTCGCGCGGCTGCCGgtccgcggcgacgggctgccaGACCAGTTCACCGTGCAGTACTACCCCCCGGGGGCCGGTATCCCGCCGCACGTCGACACGCACTCTCTGTTCGGCGAGGCCCTGTACAGCCTCTCGCTGGGGAGCGCCGTGCCCATCAAGTTTCGCcggtgcggcgcgcgggatgcgcggcggatgcggcTCCCCAAGCGGTCCCTAGCCGCCTCCAAACCCAacgagaaggaggagagggagacctcgacgacgacttcgccgctgccgaccaCGGCTCCAGAAGCGTCCGATGCAGGAGACGACGCagaggacgcggcgggcgacgagatggaGCTGTTTCTTCCGCCGCGGTCGCTGCTGCTTATGATGGGCCCTGCTAGGTACGGCTACACGCATGGCATTAGGGCGCGGAAAACGgacgtcgtggccggccgcACCGTCGCCCGGACGGGGAGGTATTCCATCACCATGCGCAGCGTTAAGAGGGGCGCCGGCATTGGCTGCGCGTGCGACTTTCCTGGCGTGTGCGACGCGCGGAtcgcggaggaggaggaggaggaggcagcgcGTGCGTCCAAGGACAAGTCGTTGTCATGacccgaggccgtcgagctgcggatgggcgagcgaggcaagGCCGTGGCAAGCAGAGGATATCAACGAGCCTCGGATCAGCGTCGGGAGCATAGCCAACCGGCCACTTGTCCTACCCGCCGAGTGTCATCTACAGGTCCGACCCGTTGGGCGGGATCTCCTCGTGGAGAGTCACGACTGGTGACAAATTGTACAGTACCGGACGACGCTCTGATACTCGTGTCAATTCCAGCAGCCTAGACGGATATGCGGCATATGGCGCAAGCCGCCCCACCATCAGAGCCTGGACTCTTGTGCTGCATGAAGAGGTGTGCCGGATGTGCCTCAGCTGAGGCGGACCAACCCTCCGCTGTCACGACTgaccgcgtcctcggcaCTGCGGCACATCAAATGGGACGTTGGGCCAAGTATTATATCGTGGTGCGGCCCGCCTCTTACCTGGCCGGCTGCGACGCAGCAAAGCGCTCGCCATGGATCTCTTCTGCCTGCCCGAGGATcccgcggcgccaacgccggcgtGCCCCTACGTGTGCGTCGAGCACTGGGACGGAGGGCCGTTTCGCAGCTACGCTGTGCGCAAgagccgcgccggcctcgtgcCGGTGAGCCTGCGGGACACGCCCGGGGCCGAGGTGGCCACCGACGTGCTCTACTCTGAGAACCTCTACCCGACACcgcaggccgagctcgagccgTTTCTGCAGACGTGGCTCTTCTTTGGCCTCGTGGCCGAGGTTCTTGGGCTCAACGAGACGGCATCGGGGACGCGGCTtgtggacgaggagacggcgcggacAGAGATTGCAGAGCTGTACGACGTGGTCCTCGTGagagacggccaagacgttcaagacgccgacgacgacaacaacaccaGAGGCGGCAAGTACATCACTGGTGTCGTGCTCctgcaggaggaggccggcgagctcttCCACCAGCGGCTCGACCTCGCGCCCGACAAGATGGCGCGGCTAGTGGACTTGAGCGACTCGCTACGGTATGCCGTCGTGACGTTGCACTCGATCCAGGAGAACGTGCGCGACGCGGTTCGGCACTCCAtcgtcgcgctgggcgagaTGCTCACGACGGGCATCttcatggccgcgtcgctgtcgcgcccgcccacgccgctgccgaccgtcgtcggcctcaacTGGTTCCGGGACTACgtgcgagcgggcggcgccgtcgaggccggcatgcTCGCGCGCGGCTGGTGCCCCAGCGAGGTGGACAAGGTGCGCGCGCAGTTCCAGGGCGCCTTTACCATGCACTATGCGAGCAGgctgcgtcggcgggcggtcggtcaGGGCCAAgattcgtcgtcgtcgtcgtcgtcgtcgtccggccATGATCACGGCGGGTGCTCAGAGCACGCGTGCAAAGCCTTCCAGATGGACTTGGGCACGTACAGGCCGTCGCATGCGCAGGaaggctgcggctgcgcgcaCATCGAGGTCTGCGAGGCGGACATTGTGCGGGTGCTGCGCGAGACGGACTCGTTTCCGGTGCTGCGCCTAACGAGgcatgtcggcgatggccatggccatggcgatggcggccagggccagcTGCGGCTGTCTGTTGAGCCGTGGACGTCTGGCGTTCCCTACGTTGCCTATTCTCATGTGAGTGCCGGCATGGTCCGCACTGAGAGTtgaagctgcccgccctgagGCATCCTCCTCAACACTCCCCGACTTATATGCTCCCCAATCACACCCACTGACCCCATCTTGCTCTATCAGGTCTGGGCCGACGGTCTCGGCAATCCGCGCCTCAACTCGCTGCCGAGATGCCAGGTTGAGCGCATCTCTCGTCTCGTTGCGGCACTCGAGCAAGACGTGCGCGagtccttgtcctcgtcctcgccctccgccgACGATTCCGCAGGCATTCGCgactcctcgtcggcgtcggcaaacGCTCAGCCTTACCGCATCTGGATTGACACATTCTGCTGCCCTATAGAGCTCAATGGAAAGCTCCTCGCGTtgcagcgcatcgccgacgtcTACCGGAACGCCACACAtgttctcgtcctcgacaaggcgCTCGCCGCTTTTCCCTCGGTTGGCGTCCAcccggccgagctgctgctccgtACCAtcggcgcctcgccctggaTGCGCCGTCTATGGACGCTGCAGGGTGAGTGGTTGTCTTTTCCATCGTGCTTCTTATCCGGGTAGATGGTCGTCGCTGACGGGACGATAgagggcgcgctcgcgcagAGCCTCTTCGTCCAGTTCGCGGACCGCGCCGTCAACTTCCTGGCCCTGTTGCAGGACCTGTTTATCATTGGTCGCACCGACGCGCGGTACATGCGCATCTGGC
Above is a genomic segment from Purpureocillium takamizusanense chromosome 2, complete sequence containing:
- a CDS encoding uncharacterized protein (TransMembrane:1 (n3-14c21/22o401-419i)~COG:U~EggNog:ENOG503NUWN~SECRETED:SignalP(1-21~SECRETED:cutsite=AQA-QW~SECRETED:prob=0.9553)), whose product is MRAIGLSAALAALLAGNVAQAQWLINELSFGHSGRLDHDGHGKIPGFTISGQPHQPELLSNKIILTPVAPGNQRGAIWADSPLTRSAWTADVDFRANGPERGNGNLNIWLARQGSRDIGSNSIYTVGKFEGLGLVIDTHGGATGMVRGFLNDGSVDYVHQHNVDKLAFGHCYYQYRNLGRPSQIKFRQTHSSFRVDIDGTLCFETDKVSIPPGYHFGLSAATPDTPDSFEVFKMVVMSESTVSGEDHHDKQQKINYESRQTRSPGGAQEDPEAGNIMPDQPAEMYTTSSAQFQDLHNRLQSATHLLNAVHRTNLQHRKKSDDDQEDIKHTLHELREQLLHSNRNDDLNHRIRELESEVRSLRDEIHNKLSAHQDDLHRYLGQHHTLLSHTVTSSMPGHGKLIFIIVGTQALLVTAYVLYKKRKANSPKKYL
- a CDS encoding tRNA (carboxymethyluridine(34)-5-O)-methyltransferase (COG:L~EggNog:ENOG503P7Z4); its protein translation is MPAVAAAAAAAAAEPPRVQKWDNGLTLIHDFISPEQEAAIISAFHEDHRPSSLAATTAAAATEAASKKRLSQHFGFHFDYTTFGASETVFTPLPGYMDDILARLPVRGDGLPDQFTVQYYPPGAGIPPHVDTHSLFGEALYSLSLGSAVPIKFRRCGARDARRMRLPKRSLAASKPNEKEERETSTTTSPLPTTAPEASDAGDDAEDAAGDEMELFLPPRSLLLMMGPARYGYTHGIRARKTDVVAGRTVARTGRYSITMRSVKRGAGIGCACDFPGVCDARIAEEEEEEAARASKDKSLS
- a CDS encoding uncharacterized protein (COG:S~EggNog:ENOG503P4FR); the protein is MDLFCLPEDPAAPTPACPYVCVEHWDGGPFRSYAVRKSRAGLVPVSLRDTPGAEVATDVLYSENLYPTPQAELEPFLQTWLFFGLVAEVLGLNETASGTRLVDEETARTEIAELYDVVLVRDGQDVQDADDDNNTRGGKYITGVVLLQEEAGELFHQRLDLAPDKMARLVDLSDSLRYAVVTLHSIQENVRDAVRHSIVALGEMLTTGIFMAASLSRPPTPLPTVVGLNWFRDYVRAGGAVEAGMLARGWCPSEVDKVRAQFQGAFTMHYASRLRRRAVGQGQDSSSSSSSSSGHDHGGCSEHACKAFQMDLGTYRPSHAQEGCGCAHIEVCEADIVRVLRETDSFPVLRLTRHVGDGHGHGDGGQGQLRLSVEPWTSGVPYVAYSHVWADGLGNPRLNSLPRCQVERISRLVAALEQDVRESLSSSSPSADDSAGIRDSSSASANAQPYRIWIDTFCCPIELNGKLLALQRIADVYRNATHVLVLDKALAAFPSVGVHPAELLLRTIGASPWMRRLWTLQEGALAQSLFVQFADRAVNFLALLQDLFIIGRTDARYMRIWQDVMSEFNQLQSLSPKRDSAGAVLFNKSPTDLVHLQRALHFRTVSVAADEPLCIATLMDLDTRRIAEPTSHQDRMARVWEQLARLPATGDDDGNSGGGGGGGGGGTAGIPVRLLFFLEEPLDVPGWRWAPRTLLGSSVRDPVLGIDERVVRFVREKDGDPDALGTPTPLGLRVRLRGCRLVPCPRAPGLPLDPWPELIHRYEDQVLLQRDDDGGSGSGGRRWVRIMDWYRSRKLGRWTREQRVEHDTRVGQPLQRAIATGRCAIVYDPQASPLLNQEVCTCCLVQADELDDADLAALDLPTTMITSTSKTAPMHHVGADPSPPPLKARRERAILMSPLSDAEAHMMDVLQGVADRAAAHPATRELVALGPPPLAQPSKCSSTSENKGDNTKAKAKDGDGDTGNDKDKVVNRQKGDEGSTAEGEDPDDGGSPWEAASRRVRDLLKALVAEALAEHPEVVQTARDYIGPDLDEYLWVLVPKVLSHATFMRETPDGQVWYID